Proteins found in one Crassostrea angulata isolate pt1a10 chromosome 3, ASM2561291v2, whole genome shotgun sequence genomic segment:
- the LOC128176346 gene encoding probable G-protein coupled receptor 139: protein MENYVLMMRFDNTSANNDSEITTTSTPVYQPRPSLQDIFNEYWEYRFAQAFGIYVFPIVILLGTLGNILSFLVLCRLAMRTTSTCIYMQAIAVMDLAVLYVNAFRKWLTILNDGTDITTTNKAACIVIHFLSYFTYDFSVWLVVAMTVERFIAIHFPLKAAQMATPSRAKKVTLLLLVVFVAINSHMFWTVTIDDREYCIPEENYEEFHDKVMPWLDAAIYSFVPFVVLLTFNILIIYDNRKATLRRRSMRSQNRSNRTDSRQQFHQRLTAMLLSVSFSFLVCTSPKVIFMSIRESAFQFIVDGKVNYQGYASYLMASRISDFFLYLNHSINFFLYSIHGQRFRRELKKMFCCARDGLRRLSTISQSLDGTANSRVTSDTSLGSYQIRNSNGVVNLNPAFNSTENHI from the coding sequence ATggagaattatgttttaatgaTGCGGTTTGACAATACAAGTGCGAACAATGACTCTGAGATCACCACCACCTCAACCCCCGTGTATCAACCACGCCCATCCCTTCAGGACATTTTCAATGAGTACTGGGAGTACCGTTTTGCCCAGGCATTTGGAATCTATGTTTTCCCTATAGTGATTCTGCTGGGGACACTAGGAAACATTCTGAGTTTCCTGGTGCTTTGTCGACTTGCCATGAGGACCACTTCCACCTGTATCTACATGCAGGCGATAGCTGTGATGGACCTAGCCGTGTTGTATGTCAACGCGTTCAGGAAATGGCTCACCATCCTCAATGACGGGACAGACATAACTACCACCAATAAAGCCGCCTGCATTGTCATTCATTTTTTGTCCTATTTTACCTATGATTTCTCTGTCTGGCTCGTGGTTGCAATGACAGTGGAAAGATTCATTGCAATCCATTTCCCGCTTAAAGCGGCTCAAATGGCTACCCCTTCACGAGCCAAAAAAGTCACGCTTCTTCTATTGGTGGTCTTTGTTGCCATTAACAGCCACATGTTTTGGACTGTTACGATTGACGATCGCGAATACTGCATTCCAGAGGAGAATTACGAAGAGTTTCATGATAAAGTCATGCCATGGCTGGATGCTGCCATTTATTCTTTTGTTCCGTTTGTAGTGTTATTGACGTTTAACATTCTGATTATTTACGACAACAGAAAAGCCACTTTGAGAAGGCGTTCAATGCGAAGTCAAAACCGGAGCAACAGAACAGATTCAAGACAGCAGTTCCACCAGAGACTGACCGCCATGCTGCTATCTGTTTCCTTTTCATTCTTAGTGTGCACAAGCCCAAAAGTTATCTTTATGTCTATAAGAGAAAGTGCTTTCCAGTTCATTGTGGATGGAAAAGTGAACTATCAAGGCTACGCATCATACCTGATGGCTTCTCGGATATCAGACTTTTTTCTGTATTTGAATCATTCTATCAACTTTTTTCTGTACAGTATTCATGGACAGAGATTTCGGCgagaattaaagaaaatgttttgctGTGCTCGAGATGGCCTGAGAAGACTGAGCACCATTTCTCAAAGCCTGGATGGAACGGCCAACAGCCGAGTTACCAGTGACACCAGCCTTGGTAGCTACCAGATCAGAAACAGCAATGGCGTTGTCAATCTCAATCCTGCATTTAACTCAACAGAAAACCACATCTGA